A single Coriobacteriia bacterium DNA region contains:
- a CDS encoding aspartate kinase, translating into MALVVQKYGGSSVGTTDRILAVARRLIEAKERGDRVVAVVSAMGDVTDELLELAGAISSMPPEREMDMLLATGEQVTIALLAMAIHSLGHEAISLTGAQAGIVSDASHTKARIQAVRADRVLEALDDGRIVIVAGFQGLTEDGEITTLGRGGSDTTAVAVAAGLSADVCEIYTDVDGVYTADPRIVATARKLERVSYEEMLEMAATGARVLQLRSVEFARNHGVTIHVRSSFNKEPGTIVKEADGSMEEAIISGVTHDTSEAKVTVRDVPDRPGVAADVFTRLAEHNVNVDMIIQNVSEDGTTDISFTTPKEDLVRARRAVELTVAEIGARDWSVDESIAKVSLVGAGMKTHPGVAAKMFQTLADAGVNLDMISTSSIRISCVIAGDMVEAAVRALHAAFGLEGEAVRAEFSPAAPREGS; encoded by the coding sequence ATGGCGCTCGTCGTCCAGAAGTACGGCGGTTCGTCGGTCGGGACGACCGACCGCATCCTGGCGGTCGCGCGACGCCTCATCGAGGCGAAGGAGCGCGGCGATCGAGTCGTGGCGGTCGTGTCGGCGATGGGGGACGTCACCGACGAGCTTCTCGAACTCGCCGGCGCGATCAGCTCCATGCCGCCCGAACGCGAGATGGACATGCTTCTCGCGACGGGCGAGCAGGTCACCATCGCGCTGCTGGCCATGGCGATCCACTCGCTCGGCCACGAAGCGATCTCGCTCACCGGCGCGCAGGCCGGGATCGTCTCGGACGCGAGCCACACGAAGGCCCGGATCCAAGCCGTGCGAGCGGATCGGGTGCTCGAGGCCCTCGACGACGGCAGGATCGTCATCGTCGCCGGATTCCAGGGGCTTACCGAGGACGGTGAGATCACGACGCTCGGGCGCGGCGGCTCCGACACCACCGCCGTCGCGGTCGCCGCTGGACTCTCGGCGGACGTGTGCGAGATCTACACGGACGTCGACGGCGTGTACACGGCGGACCCTCGCATCGTGGCGACCGCGCGCAAGCTCGAGCGGGTCTCGTACGAGGAGATGCTGGAGATGGCCGCGACGGGCGCGCGCGTGCTGCAGCTGCGCAGCGTCGAGTTCGCCCGGAACCACGGCGTCACCATCCACGTCCGCTCGAGCTTCAACAAGGAGCCGGGCACGATCGTCAAGGAGGCTGACGGGTCGATGGAAGAAGCGATCATCTCCGGGGTCACGCACGACACCTCCGAGGCCAAGGTCACGGTCCGCGACGTGCCGGACCGTCCCGGCGTGGCCGCGGACGTGTTCACGCGTCTGGCCGAGCACAACGTGAACGTGGACATGATCATCCAGAACGTCTCCGAGGACGGGACGACCGATATCTCCTTCACCACGCCGAAGGAGGACCTCGTTCGCGCGAGGCGGGCCGTCGAGCTGACGGTCGCCGAGATCGGTGCTCGGGACTGGTCGGTCGACGAGTCCATCGCCAAGGTCTCGCTCGTCGGCGCGGGGATGAAGACCCATCCCGGGGTCGCCGCGAAGATGTTCCAGACGCTCGCGGACGCGGGTGTGAACCTCGACATGATCTCGACATCCTCGATACGCATCTCATGCGTCATCGCGGGTGACATGGTGGAGGCGGCCGTGCGAGCTCTGCATGCGGCCTTCGGGCTCGAAGGGGAGGCCGTTCGCGCCGAGTTCTCACCGGCGGCGCCGAGGGAGGGCAGCTAG
- a CDS encoding aspartate-semialdehyde dehydrogenase: MSWDKLMPERPVVAVAGATGAVGTEMLAVLEQRGFPASRVVALASSRSAGRRLPFAGGELAVEEMTPASFASVDIALFSAGASVSKELRDAVVESGCVMIDNSSAFRMDDDVPLVVPEVNPGDASLHSGVIANPNCSTIQMVVALAPLHALAPIRRVVVATYQAASGAGQAAMDELYGQSGDFLEGRPLQVREFAHRIAFNCIPHIDVFLDDGSTKEEWKMVVETKKIMHAPDLAVHATCVRVPVLRCHSEAIDVEFHGHVGIDEARAALEAAEGVTVLDDPGTKAYPMPALLEGTDDTYVGRLRVDPTVEHGLSMWVVADQLRKGAALNAVQIAELLLR; encoded by the coding sequence ATGTCCTGGGACAAGCTCATGCCCGAACGTCCCGTCGTCGCCGTCGCGGGAGCGACCGGCGCGGTGGGCACCGAGATGCTCGCCGTGCTCGAACAGCGCGGCTTTCCCGCGTCGCGCGTCGTCGCGCTCGCGTCGTCCCGCTCGGCGGGACGCCGACTCCCGTTCGCCGGAGGAGAGCTCGCCGTCGAGGAGATGACGCCCGCCTCGTTCGCGAGTGTCGATATCGCGCTGTTCTCGGCCGGGGCGTCGGTGAGCAAGGAGCTGCGCGACGCGGTCGTGGAGTCGGGTTGCGTCATGATCGACAACTCGTCCGCCTTCCGCATGGACGACGACGTGCCGCTCGTCGTGCCCGAGGTCAACCCCGGCGACGCCTCACTCCATTCCGGGGTGATAGCGAACCCGAACTGCTCGACGATCCAGATGGTCGTCGCGCTCGCTCCGTTGCACGCTCTCGCGCCGATCCGTCGCGTCGTCGTCGCCACCTACCAGGCGGCCTCGGGTGCCGGGCAGGCCGCCATGGACGAACTCTACGGGCAGTCGGGCGACTTCCTCGAGGGCCGGCCGCTTCAGGTCCGCGAGTTCGCGCATCGCATCGCGTTCAACTGCATCCCCCACATCGACGTCTTCCTCGATGACGGCTCCACGAAAGAAGAGTGGAAGATGGTCGTCGAGACGAAGAAGATCATGCACGCGCCCGATCTCGCGGTCCACGCGACCTGCGTGCGCGTCCCCGTTCTGCGATGCCACTCGGAAGCGATCGACGTCGAGTTCCACGGGCACGTCGGCATCGACGAAGCCAGAGCCGCGCTTGAGGCCGCCGAGGGAGTGACGGTCCTCGACGATCCGGGCACAAAAGCCTATCCGATGCCGGCGCTGCTCGAGGGGACCGACGATACGTATGTGGGCAGGCTCCGCGTCGACCCCACCGTGGAGCACGGGCTGTCGATGTGGGTCGTCGCCGATCAGCTTCGCAAGGGCGCCGCCTTGAACGCGGTCCAGATCGCCGAACTGCTCCTGAGGTAG